A part of Penaeus vannamei isolate JL-2024 chromosome 1, ASM4276789v1, whole genome shotgun sequence genomic DNA contains:
- the LOC113813547 gene encoding phospholipase A(2)-like isoform X2, whose translation MNGKERTKWCGPGTRAKHDDDLGRFAETDRCCREHDKCPEKLEKGTTSHGLTNNGRFTLSHCDCDERFLRCLKNANSMSASIVGRTFFSAWNPVCFKEDYPTVCIEHSITGRRCVATKKDTSKPKEWQFFSNPVW comes from the exons ATGAATGGGAAAGAAA GAACCAAGTGGTGCGGCCCCGGGACGAGAGCGAAACACGACGACGACCTCGGAAGATTCGCCGAAACCGACCGCTGTTGCCGAGAGCACGACAAATGCCCCGAAAAACTGGAAAAGGGCACGACCAGCCACGGCCTGACGAACAATGGAAGGTTCACTCTCTCCCACTGTGACTGCGACGAGAGGTTCTTGAGGTGCTTGAAGAACGCGAACAGTATGTCGGCCTCGATTGTGGGTCGAACGTTCTTCAGCGCTTGGAATCCAGTGTGTTTTAAGGAGGACTACCCGACGGTCTGCATTGAGCACAG CATCACCGGTCGTCGCTGCGTCGCCACCAAGAAGGACACCTCGAAGCCGAAAGAGTGGCAGTTCTTCAGCAACCCCGTCTGGTAG
- the LOC113813547 gene encoding phospholipase A2-like isoform X1 has protein sequence MRGLISVALTCSAMLVCLAAAEERSGGWMVFPGTKWCGPGTRAKHDDDLGRFAETDRCCREHDKCPEKLEKGTTSHGLTNNGRFTLSHCDCDERFLRCLKNANSMSASIVGRTFFSAWNPVCFKEDYPTVCIEHSITGRRCVATKKDTSKPKEWQFFSNPVW, from the exons ATGAG AGGCCTTATTTCCGTGGCGCTGACCTGCTCGGCGATGTTGGTATGCCTGGCGGCGGCTGAAGAGCGTTCCGGGGGATGGATGGTCTTCCCAG GAACCAAGTGGTGCGGCCCCGGGACGAGAGCGAAACACGACGACGACCTCGGAAGATTCGCCGAAACCGACCGCTGTTGCCGAGAGCACGACAAATGCCCCGAAAAACTGGAAAAGGGCACGACCAGCCACGGCCTGACGAACAATGGAAGGTTCACTCTCTCCCACTGTGACTGCGACGAGAGGTTCTTGAGGTGCTTGAAGAACGCGAACAGTATGTCGGCCTCGATTGTGGGTCGAACGTTCTTCAGCGCTTGGAATCCAGTGTGTTTTAAGGAGGACTACCCGACGGTCTGCATTGAGCACAG CATCACCGGTCGTCGCTGCGTCGCCACCAAGAAGGACACCTCGAAGCCGAAAGAGTGGCAGTTCTTCAGCAACCCCGTCTGGTAG